The following DNA comes from Occultella kanbiaonis.
TCGACATCGCGCTCTGGGATCTGCTCGGCAAGGCCGCGAACCTACCCGTCTACGCGCTCACCGGTGGCAAGTACCGCACCGGCATGAAGGTCTACGCGAGCTCGATGTCGCGCAGCATGAGCCCGCAGGAGGAGGCCGAGCGGGCGGTGTCGTTCCAGGAGCAGGGCTATCACGGCTACAAGATCCACTCCTCGACCCCGTGGATGCATGACGACGGCTTCGACCAGACGATCGACACCGTCGCGGCGGTCCGCGCCGCGGTCGGTGACGACTTCCCGATCCTCGTCGACGTCAACAACGCCTACTACGAGCACACCGCGATCCGGATCGCGCGTGAACTCGAGGCGTACGGCGTCTGGCACTTCGAGGAACCACTCGCCGCGCACGACTACGCCGCCTACGCCCGGCTGGCGGACGCCGTCGACATCCCCATCGCGGCGGGCGAGCAGGAGTACACGAGCTGGCAGTTCCGCGACCTGATCACCCAGGGCCGGGTCGACATCCTGCAACCCGACGTCATCAAGTGCGGCGGCATCACCGAGTTCCGCAAGATCGCCGTACTCGCGGACGTCCACACGAAGCCGATCACGGTGCACAACACCCAGCAGACGATCGGCACCTCGGCACACGCGCACCTGTGGGTGAGCACGCCTTCGTGCGTGTACCCGCAGGAGTACAACATCGAGCACAACCCGGTGCTCGACGACGTCCCGATCTGGACCAACCCCCTCGTCCCGGTCGATGGCGTCATCACCCCGTGGGACCTGCCCGGTCTCGGGGTCGAACTCGACGAGGACGCGGTGGCGCGGTTGCGCAGCAACTGACGGCGCGTCCTTCATTCGGAGCGCCGCATCACGGCGACTCCGGCTCACCGGCCCGACTCCTCGGCCGGCTCATCAGCACGGCTCAGCACACAAGGACAGGACGAACCAATGGCGGTAGATCAGGTCTCACGACGATCGTTGCTCAAGACCCTGGGAGTGGCCTCCGGCGCCGCGCTCATCGGTGGCCCACTCGCCGGCTGTGGGGGCGGCGGCTCCGGCTCCGACTCCGGGTCGGGCGGGACCTTCGCCTTCATGAGCTGGGACGCCACCTCCGACACCCCGCTGTACCAGGTCGCCCAGAACTGGGCGGAACAGGCCTCCCGGGAGATCGACGTGCAGTCGGTGCCGGGCGGCGGCGACTACGAGACGAAGCTTCGCACCGTGCTCTCGTCGGGCGCCCACCCGGACGTCATCCGCATCAACGACGACTTCGTGCAGGCGTACTACAGCGAGGGCTCACTGCTCGATCTCACCCCCTATCTCGAGCAGGACTCGATCGACGCGGACGACTTCTACCCGGTGGCGTTCAACTTCGCCAAGCAGGCCGACGGCGCGCACGCGGCCTGGCCGATCCTGACGAACCCGGGGATCATCTACTGCAACGTGGACGCCTTCGAGGAGGCGGGCGTGCCGCTCCCGCCGACTGACTGGGACGCCGACGGGTGGACCTGGGACGACTTCCTCGACGCAGCCACGAAGCTCACCAAGCCGGGCGGCGAACGCTGGGGCGCGCTGCTCTTCCACGACACCGCCCTGGAGACCGTCTGGCCCGTCAACAACGGCACGACCGGCATCTACTCCGAGGACGCCCAGACGTTCACGCTCGCCGACGAGGGCAGCACGGACGCGCTGCAGTGGGCCGCCGACCTTGCGCTCGTGCACGGCGTCCACCCGGACTTCGGCACGGTCAGCACCGGGAAGTCCACTCCGAACTGGGCCCAGTCCCTGTTCGGGACCGGGCAGGTCGCGATGCTCCTCGGGCTGACCAGCTCGATCCCCTACCTCCGCGAGAACGCGGAGGTGAACTGGGACATCTTCCCGCCGCCGCAGCAGGTGACCCGGCAGACCGTGAACACCATGACGGTCCTGGCCGTGCCGTCCGAGTCGCCGGATCCCGATGCCGCCTGGGACTTCCTGAAGTACTGCGTCGGCCCTGAGGCCGCCGAGCTCTTCGCCGAGTCGCGCGGTTTCGTACCCGTGGCCACCGCCTCCGCCGACCTGTTCGTCGCCGACGATCAGGCACCCCAGAACCTCGCGATGGTCAGCCAGGCCCTGGCGAACGCCGTCAACGAGAACTTCGGTCTGTACATCGAGCGGGCGCGCACGGTCTACCGGCCCGTCCTCGACGAGATCTGGAGCGGCCGCCAGACCGCCGCCGACGCGCTCGGTGGGATCCGGGCCGAGGTCGAGGCGATCCTGGCCGGGCAGGGTTGAGCATGAAGATCACCAGAGTCACCGTCGAGGTCACCTCCGAGCCCAAGCAGCACGCGATCCGGGACGCGATCCAGCTGCTGGACCGCAACGGCCGCTGCGACGTGACGGTCGAGACGGACGCCGGCGTCAGCGGCACCAGCAGCACCTATTTCGGTCGCGTCGCCAGCTCGCCCGCGCTGCTCGGCGCCCTGATCACCGAGCAGCTCGGCCCGGCGATCATCGGCCAGGACGCCACCATGATCCGGCACATCCGCGACCTGCTCAGGACCCTGACCGACTACCAGGGCACGGCGGGCCTGTCGACCTTCGGCATCTCCGCGATCGATCAGGCCCTCTGGGACCTGCTCGGCAAGTCGCTCGGGGTGCCGGTCTGGAAACTGCTGGGTGCCAACCGGACGGCGATCCCCACCTACGCGATGGTGGGGTGGCTCGAGCTGGACGTTCCGCAGCTGCAGGACGTCTGCGCCCGGGCCATGGAACAGGGCTTCCAGGGCGTGAAGATGAAGGTGGGCGGTGGCCCTCTGGCCGAGGATCTCGAACGGATCGGTGCGGTCCGCGCGGTGATCGGCGACGGGGTCCCGCTGATGGTCGACGCCAACCAGGCGTTCGACCTCGCCGAGGCGATCCGGCGTGGGCGCGCGTACTCCGACCTCGGCTGCCGGTGGTTCGAGGAACCGCTACGAGCCGCGGACACGGCGGCGCACATCCGGCTGGCCGAGAAGCTGGACATCCCGATCGCCACCGGGGAGAACCGCTACGGGCAGGAACAGTTCCGGGACCTGTTCGTCGGTGGCGGCGTCGGCGTGGTCCAACCGGACCTGCGCCGGGCCGGCGGGCTCACCGACTGCTACGAGATCGGACTGATGGCGGCCGGGTTCGGCATCCCGTACGCCTCGCACGGCGGCGGTGCGCACATCCACGTCCTCGCGGCGCTGCCGAACACGATCTACGTCGAGAGCGGGCTGCTGCCGGCGGACGGATCGGTCACCCTGACCGACGGCTGCTACCCGCTGCCCACCGAACCCGGCCTGTCCTCCTGGAGCGCGCACTGAGCGATACCGGTCAACCGACCACCAGAGCGACGACCAGGCAGGCGAGCGCCGCCGTCGACGTGGCAGTGCGCACGTCGTTCCACCGGGACCACCGCGCCTC
Coding sequences within:
- a CDS encoding mandelate racemase/muconate lactonizing enzyme family protein produces the protein MRITQVESIILLEQFHIVKVHTDEGLIGIGEISPMKAAVTHAIVEHALAPLLVGEDPGDIERLWRRMYTKPYKLGPMGAQLEAIAGIDIALWDLLGKAANLPVYALTGGKYRTGMKVYASSMSRSMSPQEEAERAVSFQEQGYHGYKIHSSTPWMHDDGFDQTIDTVAAVRAAVGDDFPILVDVNNAYYEHTAIRIARELEAYGVWHFEEPLAAHDYAAYARLADAVDIPIAAGEQEYTSWQFRDLITQGRVDILQPDVIKCGGITEFRKIAVLADVHTKPITVHNTQQTIGTSAHAHLWVSTPSCVYPQEYNIEHNPVLDDVPIWTNPLVPVDGVITPWDLPGLGVELDEDAVARLRSN
- a CDS encoding extracellular solute-binding protein, giving the protein MLKTLGVASGAALIGGPLAGCGGGGSGSDSGSGGTFAFMSWDATSDTPLYQVAQNWAEQASREIDVQSVPGGGDYETKLRTVLSSGAHPDVIRINDDFVQAYYSEGSLLDLTPYLEQDSIDADDFYPVAFNFAKQADGAHAAWPILTNPGIIYCNVDAFEEAGVPLPPTDWDADGWTWDDFLDAATKLTKPGGERWGALLFHDTALETVWPVNNGTTGIYSEDAQTFTLADEGSTDALQWAADLALVHGVHPDFGTVSTGKSTPNWAQSLFGTGQVAMLLGLTSSIPYLRENAEVNWDIFPPPQQVTRQTVNTMTVLAVPSESPDPDAAWDFLKYCVGPEAAELFAESRGFVPVATASADLFVADDQAPQNLAMVSQALANAVNENFGLYIERARTVYRPVLDEIWSGRQTAADALGGIRAEVEAILAGQG
- a CDS encoding mandelate racemase/muconate lactonizing enzyme family protein — protein: MKITRVTVEVTSEPKQHAIRDAIQLLDRNGRCDVTVETDAGVSGTSSTYFGRVASSPALLGALITEQLGPAIIGQDATMIRHIRDLLRTLTDYQGTAGLSTFGISAIDQALWDLLGKSLGVPVWKLLGANRTAIPTYAMVGWLELDVPQLQDVCARAMEQGFQGVKMKVGGGPLAEDLERIGAVRAVIGDGVPLMVDANQAFDLAEAIRRGRAYSDLGCRWFEEPLRAADTAAHIRLAEKLDIPIATGENRYGQEQFRDLFVGGGVGVVQPDLRRAGGLTDCYEIGLMAAGFGIPYASHGGGAHIHVLAALPNTIYVESGLLPADGSVTLTDGCYPLPTEPGLSSWSAH